One window of Rissa tridactyla isolate bRisTri1 chromosome 12, bRisTri1.patW.cur.20221130, whole genome shotgun sequence genomic DNA carries:
- the PKIG gene encoding cAMP-dependent protein kinase inhibitor gamma — MEVESSTYTDFISCDRAGRRNAVHDIQRDATTISMRKLTEDLGDLAVEGAESQRDATSSENDPGARPKGQENSPSP; from the exons ATGGAGGTAGAGTCCAGCACATACACCGACTTTATTTCCTGCGATCGGGCCGGTCGGAGGAACGCTGTCCACGACATCCAACGAGATGCAACCACCATCAGCATGCGCAAGCTGACCGAGGACCTAGGTGACCTCGCTGTTGAAGGAGCAG AAAGCCAAAGAGATGCCACCTCTTCTGAGAACGACCCTGGAGCAAGACCAAAGGGGCAAgaaaacagcccctccccatga